From one Halosimplex rubrum genomic stretch:
- a CDS encoding phage portal protein, whose protein sequence is MSSDTTDDVTETFELSVEGIGGEGSLSKADTSTQLPSRRVRSLNVGVKPPYDPYRLASFLERNETHATAVRKKSRWEVGFGFDIVPAQGLDADEADDQQRAVAKAFWRGRDSKWLTGPNQSSEPTTPEEVKELARQDYHGEGWLALEVLTDNEGRPVGLAHVPAPTVRVRRPQSRYDQPRHPETGAFVGGEDARLASRGYVQKRDGRRRYFGEFGDRYRGVEVDIVGGDGDGPPEVRYNMPAEGADEQPIFVDRETGDVAAGSAEALENEPANELIFVRNPFPNEQDYGIPDWVSAIRTMAGDEAAKSYNLDFFQNDTIPRLVVKVTGGELSEESRNDLDQMLNGLRAESHRAVVLEVEKFQQQLDEDVEIELEPLGQGISEEMDFREFRRKNEHEIAKVHEVPPILIGVTETSNRSNSQEQVRDFAKNVVEPEQHKFAERLYQTIHQVALGVTDWTIEYELRGADAPKEDADIARRKIQAVRGAIPVNRALEMIGEEPLSDDHPVDGQTLLANVGADPASGFGGGGGDGVEQSRPDYLPPEDNKIDERSWADVEADLATKDSIEQTQFDSSNLDEGLYDYDTQELYLSFLRESGEAQSSLYAYVDIPPTEWAALTSAGSAGGYHYDNIRLEYPYIEITNFHDRLPEGPAPDPEEVPDDIPSDI, encoded by the coding sequence ATGAGTTCTGACACCACTGATGACGTCACGGAGACGTTCGAGCTATCGGTCGAGGGTATCGGCGGCGAGGGCTCGCTCTCGAAGGCAGACACGAGCACCCAGCTCCCGTCGCGACGCGTCCGGTCGCTCAACGTCGGGGTCAAGCCGCCGTACGATCCATACCGGCTCGCGTCGTTCCTCGAACGCAACGAGACCCACGCGACCGCGGTCCGCAAGAAGTCGCGCTGGGAGGTCGGCTTCGGCTTCGACATCGTCCCGGCGCAGGGCCTCGACGCTGACGAGGCCGACGACCAGCAGCGGGCTGTCGCCAAGGCGTTCTGGCGCGGTCGTGACTCCAAGTGGCTCACCGGGCCGAACCAGTCCTCCGAGCCGACCACGCCCGAGGAGGTAAAGGAGCTCGCGCGGCAGGACTACCACGGCGAGGGGTGGCTCGCTCTCGAAGTCCTCACCGACAACGAGGGACGCCCCGTCGGGCTCGCGCACGTCCCGGCGCCGACAGTGCGCGTCCGCCGGCCACAGTCCCGCTACGACCAGCCCCGACACCCCGAGACGGGTGCCTTCGTCGGTGGCGAGGACGCCCGGCTCGCGAGTCGGGGGTACGTGCAGAAGCGTGACGGGCGGCGTCGGTACTTCGGCGAGTTCGGCGACCGGTACCGTGGCGTCGAGGTCGACATCGTCGGTGGCGATGGCGACGGCCCGCCAGAGGTACGTTACAACATGCCCGCAGAGGGCGCGGACGAGCAGCCCATCTTCGTCGACCGCGAGACGGGCGACGTCGCGGCGGGCTCGGCGGAAGCACTCGAAAACGAGCCGGCGAACGAGCTCATCTTCGTCCGCAACCCTTTCCCGAACGAGCAGGACTACGGGATCCCCGACTGGGTCAGTGCCATCCGGACGATGGCCGGCGACGAGGCCGCAAAGAGCTACAACCTCGACTTTTTCCAGAACGACACGATCCCGCGGCTCGTCGTCAAGGTCACCGGCGGCGAACTCAGCGAGGAGTCCCGAAACGACCTCGACCAGATGCTCAACGGGCTTCGCGCGGAGTCCCATCGGGCGGTCGTCCTGGAGGTCGAGAAGTTCCAGCAACAGCTCGACGAGGATGTCGAGATCGAACTGGAGCCGCTGGGCCAGGGCATCAGCGAGGAGATGGACTTCCGGGAGTTCCGGCGGAAAAACGAACACGAGATCGCGAAGGTCCACGAGGTGCCGCCGATCCTCATCGGCGTCACGGAGACGTCGAACCGGTCGAACTCCCAGGAGCAGGTGCGCGACTTCGCGAAGAACGTGGTCGAGCCGGAACAGCACAAGTTTGCCGAGCGACTCTACCAGACGATCCACCAGGTGGCGCTCGGCGTCACCGACTGGACGATCGAGTACGAGCTGCGCGGCGCCGACGCTCCGAAGGAGGACGCCGATATCGCCCGCCGGAAGATCCAGGCCGTCCGCGGGGCGATCCCGGTCAACCGGGCGCTGGAGATGATCGGCGAGGAGCCACTCTCCGACGACCATCCCGTCGACGGGCAGACGCTCCTCGCGAACGTCGGCGCCGACCCGGCCAGCGGCTTCGGCGGTGGGGGTGGCGACGGCGTCGAGCAGTCACGACCGGACTACCTCCCGCCCGAGGACAACAAGATCGACGAGCGCAGCTGGGCGGATGTTGAGGCGGACCTCGCGACGAAGGACTCGATCGAACAGACGCAGTTCGATTCGAGCAACCTCGACGAGGGGCTCTACGACTACGACACGCAGGAGCTATACCTCTCGTTCCTCCGCGAGAGCGGCGAGGCACAGTCGTCGCTGTACGCGTACGTCGATATCCCGCCGACGGAGTGGGCAGCTCTCACCAGCGCGGGCAGCGCCGGCGGCTACCACTACGACAACATTCGGCTGGAGTATCCCTACATCGAGATCACGAACTTCCACGACCGCCTCCCGGAGGGCCCGGCGCCGGATCCGGAGGAGGTCCCCGACGACATCCCGAGCGATATCTGA
- a CDS encoding DNA-methyltransferase, producing MSEDGTGRIICGDALEELPELPEASAHAVVTDPPYGLAFMGRDWDRFSAEEYQDWCRQWAEEAYRVLKPGGHLLAFSSNRTHHRLFSGVEDAAFEIRDTVTWHYGNGFPKYTDMFLKPATEFVVLARRPFDGSAADCFEEHGTAYLNIDACRVAGEERPKRTQEDGETDRNSLDAAEDNSLQSSGKASGTTTEGRYPSNAVFDEPVANDLDAEIGELSAGGTPAKRNGIGSDRVFGSATGQEDLGERVETSSGGPSRYFYTSKATEAERTLNGQIDNGHPTVKPMDLMEWLVTLVSREGQVVVDPFCGTGTTCQAAKELDREWVGIEQDPRWADVARVRCGLSPIDPSHVRGDDDQSGLEDYFARTDGGNGRSVDTGTDQSEGCE from the coding sequence ATGTCTGAGGATGGCACTGGACGGATCATCTGTGGCGACGCCCTCGAGGAGCTGCCCGAGCTCCCGGAGGCGTCCGCCCACGCGGTCGTCACAGACCCGCCGTACGGGCTCGCCTTCATGGGCCGAGACTGGGATCGCTTCTCCGCCGAGGAATACCAGGACTGGTGCCGCCAGTGGGCAGAGGAGGCCTACCGCGTCCTCAAACCCGGCGGGCACCTTCTCGCCTTCTCGTCGAATCGGACCCATCACCGCCTGTTTAGCGGTGTCGAGGATGCCGCCTTTGAGATCCGCGACACCGTCACGTGGCACTACGGGAACGGCTTCCCGAAGTACACGGACATGTTCCTCAAGCCGGCGACGGAGTTCGTCGTCCTCGCCCGTCGCCCCTTCGATGGGTCGGCGGCCGACTGCTTCGAGGAGCACGGCACGGCCTACCTGAACATCGACGCATGCCGCGTCGCTGGAGAAGAGCGGCCGAAGCGCACGCAAGAAGATGGTGAGACCGACCGGAACTCGTTGGACGCCGCGGAGGACAACTCACTCCAGAGTAGCGGGAAGGCTTCAGGAACGACCACGGAAGGCCGCTACCCTTCAAACGCCGTCTTCGATGAACCGGTCGCCAACGACCTGGACGCCGAGATCGGCGAGCTCTCCGCAGGCGGGACGCCGGCGAAGCGCAACGGAATCGGCTCCGACCGCGTGTTCGGCTCGGCCACCGGTCAGGAAGACCTCGGCGAACGGGTCGAGACCAGTTCTGGCGGCCCGTCGCGGTACTTCTACACGAGCAAGGCTACGGAAGCAGAGCGGACGCTGAACGGCCAGATCGACAACGGTCATCCGACGGTCAAGCCTATGGACCTGATGGAGTGGCTGGTCACGCTGGTCTCTCGAGAGGGACAGGTCGTCGTCGACCCGTTCTGTGGGACCGGGACGACCTGCCAAGCGGCGAAGGAACTCGACCGCGAGTGGGTCGGGATCGAGCAGGACCCGAGGTGGGCGGACGTTGCCCGCGTCCGGTGCGGGCTCTCGCCCATCGACCCGTCGCACGTCCGCGGCGACGATGACCAGTCGGGGCTCGAGGACTACTTTGCACGGACCGACGGAGGAAACGGCCGATCAGTAGACACGGGGACTGATCAATCGGAGGGGTGCGAGTGA
- a CDS encoding MarR family transcriptional regulator, protein MTGQHLIHDEYVLDATPTEKLLYLALRRRGPCTQDELVEMTGVARRTARMRLSDLVDAGVVEKRPNIHDARQSLYDLSTPSP, encoded by the coding sequence ATGACTGGGCAGCACCTCATCCACGACGAGTACGTCCTCGACGCGACGCCGACGGAGAAGCTGCTGTACTTGGCGCTTCGCCGGCGCGGGCCCTGCACCCAGGACGAACTCGTCGAGATGACCGGGGTCGCGCGGCGGACGGCCCGGATGCGACTGTCGGACCTCGTCGACGCGGGCGTCGTCGAGAAGCGCCCGAACATCCACGACGCCCGCCAGTCGCTGTACGACCTGTCGACCCCCTCCCCCTGA
- a CDS encoding Sec-independent protein translocase subunit TatA/TatB — translation MMDTLIPLFPVGGMPGGTELIVILLIAVLLFGANKIPKLARSTGQAMGEFQKGREQVEAELEEMKEGATVDDDGNIVDEDGEILKTEAERETEASIDSSDSSSSSSSN, via the coding sequence ATGATGGACACACTCATCCCCCTGTTCCCGGTCGGGGGCATGCCGGGCGGGACGGAACTGATCGTGATCCTGTTGATCGCCGTGCTGCTGTTCGGCGCCAACAAGATCCCGAAACTCGCGCGGTCGACCGGCCAGGCCATGGGCGAGTTCCAGAAGGGCCGCGAGCAGGTCGAAGCGGAGCTCGAGGAGATGAAAGAGGGCGCGACCGTCGACGACGACGGCAACATCGTCGACGAGGACGGCGAGATCCTCAAGACCGAGGCCGAGCGCGAGACCGAGGCCTCCATCGACTCCTCGGACTCCTCTTCCTCGTCGTCCAGCAACTGA
- a CDS encoding minichromosome maintenance protein MCM: MTTTNSDHAAETTELVDLFLELYRDYYREEIGTLAQHYPQEQTALNIDHDDLYRFDPDFRDDYLANPEEMREYAEEALRLYDLPVDVNLGQAHARVHNLPDDKTHFPGEFSPTAEAGEYRTIRGDVLVSTDTYSKIERAAFECKRCGTLTHIPQTDGDFQEPHECQGCERQGPFRVNFDQSEFVDGETIQLQTPPEVATGTGRTLQVFVEGDLTDRVEMGDRIAVSGVLHLNQQTEGRNKGTGKFEPYLEGHHIEIEEATQADLDIDADTKARVDELANGAEGDPLTVAAESFATEVYGYLTEKKALILALIGGATNTPDIRGKFHVLLIGDPSTSKSILINRANDVAVRAIAVSGQQSSSAGLVSTATQGEFSDGRWTLSPGAFVKANEGVVTIDELDDMAPEDRKAMLEPMANQQVNVSKAGINATLSTQTAVMAAANPKYSRFDPYEPLDEQFGFDSNLLSRFDLVFTFKDRPDQDNDEAVGDHVTQYRDAKVREHRGEEIPEAQQEAIAQPVDDDTLQVWLALANRQPDPVYESDAVREKLRDSFVTLRGANGYAEDAEVPVTFRKLPGVERVARAHAKLEFSPVITDRHAEQAMELVGQSLQDYQKTEDGTLDADISESGESKTQRDRKKQLVDVLQAKQADHGGEAPREAVVEAMTEDGHEAARVEQDIQALLDNGRAIEPSGPGSLKYIGGY; this comes from the coding sequence ATGACAACCACGAACTCAGATCACGCGGCGGAGACAACGGAACTGGTCGACCTGTTCCTCGAGCTCTATCGCGACTACTATCGCGAGGAGATCGGGACGCTCGCCCAGCACTACCCGCAAGAACAGACGGCGCTGAACATCGACCACGACGACCTCTATCGGTTCGACCCGGACTTCAGGGACGACTACCTCGCCAATCCCGAGGAGATGCGCGAGTACGCCGAGGAAGCCCTCCGGCTGTACGACCTCCCGGTCGACGTCAATCTCGGACAGGCGCACGCCCGCGTCCACAACCTCCCGGACGATAAGACGCACTTCCCGGGGGAGTTCTCCCCGACGGCGGAGGCCGGCGAGTACCGGACGATCCGCGGTGACGTCCTCGTCTCGACGGACACCTACTCGAAGATCGAGCGGGCGGCCTTCGAGTGCAAGCGCTGCGGGACGCTCACCCACATCCCGCAGACGGACGGCGACTTCCAGGAGCCACACGAGTGCCAGGGGTGCGAGCGGCAGGGCCCGTTCCGCGTCAACTTCGACCAGTCGGAGTTCGTCGACGGCGAGACGATCCAGCTGCAGACGCCGCCGGAGGTCGCGACCGGCACCGGCCGGACGCTGCAGGTGTTCGTCGAGGGCGACCTTACCGACCGCGTCGAGATGGGCGACCGCATCGCCGTCTCGGGCGTGCTCCACCTCAACCAGCAGACCGAAGGGCGCAACAAGGGCACCGGGAAGTTCGAACCCTACCTGGAGGGCCACCACATCGAGATCGAGGAGGCGACGCAGGCCGACCTCGACATCGACGCGGACACGAAAGCCCGCGTCGACGAGCTGGCCAACGGCGCGGAGGGCGACCCGCTGACGGTCGCCGCGGAGTCGTTCGCGACGGAGGTGTACGGCTACCTCACCGAGAAGAAGGCGCTCATCCTCGCGCTCATCGGCGGCGCGACGAACACGCCAGACATTCGCGGGAAGTTCCACGTCCTGCTCATCGGCGACCCGTCGACATCCAAGTCCATCCTCATCAACCGGGCGAACGACGTGGCCGTGCGGGCGATCGCCGTCAGTGGGCAGCAGTCCTCGTCGGCGGGGTTGGTCTCGACGGCGACGCAGGGCGAGTTCTCCGACGGTCGGTGGACGCTCTCCCCGGGGGCGTTCGTCAAAGCCAACGAGGGCGTCGTCACGATCGACGAACTCGACGACATGGCGCCGGAGGACCGGAAGGCCATGCTTGAGCCGATGGCTAATCAGCAGGTGAACGTCTCGAAGGCAGGGATCAACGCGACGCTGTCGACTCAGACCGCGGTGATGGCCGCGGCGAACCCGAAGTATTCCCGGTTCGACCCGTACGAGCCGCTCGACGAACAGTTCGGGTTCGACTCGAACCTCCTGTCGCGGTTCGACCTCGTGTTCACGTTCAAAGACCGGCCCGACCAGGACAACGACGAGGCGGTCGGCGACCACGTCACGCAGTACCGCGACGCGAAGGTCCGCGAGCACCGCGGCGAGGAGATCCCCGAGGCCCAGCAGGAGGCCATCGCCCAACCCGTCGACGACGACACGCTACAGGTCTGGCTGGCGCTGGCGAACCGCCAGCCCGACCCCGTCTACGAGAGTGACGCCGTTCGCGAGAAGCTCCGAGACAGCTTCGTGACGCTCCGCGGAGCGAACGGCTATGCCGAGGACGCCGAGGTGCCGGTGACGTTCCGGAAGCTGCCCGGCGTTGAGCGGGTCGCCCGCGCTCACGCAAAACTGGAGTTCTCGCCGGTCATCACCGACCGCCACGCCGAGCAGGCGATGGAGCTGGTCGGCCAGTCTCTCCAGGACTACCAGAAGACCGAGGACGGCACGCTCGACGCGGACATCAGCGAGTCGGGCGAGTCGAAGACCCAGCGCGACCGCAAGAAGCAGCTGGTCGACGTGCTCCAGGCCAAGCAGGCAGACCACGGTGGCGAGGCGCCCCGCGAGGCGGTCGTCGAGGCCATGACCGAGGACGGCCACGAGGCGGCGCGCGTCGAACAGGACATCCAGGCGCTGCTGGACAACGGGCGGGCGATCGAACCCTCTGGCCCGGGCTCGCTGAAGTACATCGGGGGGTACTGA
- a CDS encoding XkdF-like putative serine protease domain-containing protein: MPPVAKAGGQQFRKDVEFVTKDDDEQVAAGIVMVPDKADLQNDFAREETIRDFASQFEAFVEAGEAGGGIMHAVFPDGWMDLERNEVLDEAEEIGGQTVDAGAWVQEWAIDHGDLWELIQEDIISGYSIGAIQVAWNGPFEQDELDDVDVPNELGDELVWELVEGIIREVSAVDIPAVPDAQILDTKAAAEKRLGDYLGDPNGFVEEAQQRGHSEEDAEFLWDVLNEAAEVDGAGEPGKESTLTSAAKSFLSTLAGGRNTSDATVDEGTRSKAEAIQSPAEAAATAKEGRTLSAQNRHSLMASIDAAADVLEDAGVEHGIERFTDRDTFDFDLSEHDARDWSGGEDGEGEDGDEDGGDDDEEEDDKHATGGDTPDDSNDMSDDNDDGGGKTLAEQNAEQINELTESVKGLTEALTGPEPKTAEIEIGGETHEVPEGRLKEALGLDKSAGADDVVAAIESLKDEVDNVEQRLDTVARQSGTSTQVEAAASGDGEGGDDGLDALGKALS, encoded by the coding sequence ATGCCCCCGGTAGCAAAGGCGGGCGGCCAGCAGTTCCGCAAGGACGTCGAGTTCGTCACGAAGGACGACGACGAGCAGGTCGCCGCCGGGATCGTGATGGTCCCGGACAAAGCCGACCTCCAGAACGACTTCGCCCGTGAGGAGACGATCCGCGACTTCGCCTCGCAGTTCGAGGCGTTCGTCGAGGCGGGCGAGGCCGGCGGCGGCATCATGCACGCCGTCTTCCCAGACGGCTGGATGGATCTCGAACGCAACGAGGTCCTCGACGAGGCCGAGGAGATCGGCGGGCAGACCGTCGACGCTGGCGCGTGGGTCCAGGAGTGGGCCATCGACCACGGCGACCTCTGGGAGCTGATCCAAGAGGACATCATCTCGGGCTACTCGATCGGTGCGATCCAAGTCGCCTGGAACGGGCCGTTCGAGCAGGACGAACTCGACGACGTCGACGTCCCGAACGAGCTCGGCGACGAACTCGTCTGGGAGCTCGTCGAGGGGATCATCCGAGAGGTGTCTGCCGTTGACATCCCGGCGGTCCCCGACGCGCAGATCCTCGACACGAAGGCGGCCGCCGAGAAGCGCCTCGGCGACTACCTCGGCGACCCGAACGGGTTCGTCGAGGAGGCCCAACAGCGCGGCCACTCCGAAGAGGACGCCGAGTTCCTCTGGGATGTCCTCAACGAGGCGGCCGAGGTGGACGGCGCCGGCGAGCCCGGGAAGGAGTCGACGCTCACGAGCGCCGCCAAGTCGTTCCTGTCGACGCTCGCCGGCGGTCGCAACACCTCGGACGCGACCGTCGACGAAGGCACGCGGTCGAAGGCAGAAGCCATCCAGTCGCCGGCGGAGGCGGCCGCGACAGCCAAGGAGGGGCGAACCCTCTCTGCACAGAATCGCCACTCGCTGATGGCGTCGATCGATGCGGCGGCGGATGTCCTCGAAGACGCCGGCGTCGAGCACGGCATCGAGCGCTTTACCGACCGCGACACCTTCGACTTCGATCTCTCGGAGCACGACGCCCGGGACTGGTCGGGGGGCGAGGACGGTGAGGGTGAAGACGGGGACGAAGACGGGGGCGACGATGACGAGGAGGAGGACGACAAGCACGCCACCGGCGGCGACACGCCGGACGACTCCAACGACATGAGCGACGACAACGACGACGGCGGGGGCAAGACCCTCGCCGAACAGAACGCCGAACAGATCAACGAACTGACCGAGTCGGTCAAGGGCCTCACCGAGGCGCTGACCGGTCCGGAGCCCAAGACCGCCGAGATCGAGATCGGCGGCGAGACGCACGAGGTGCCCGAGGGGCGACTCAAGGAGGCGCTCGGCCTCGACAAGAGCGCCGGCGCCGACGACGTCGTCGCGGCGATCGAGTCCCTCAAGGACGAGGTCGACAACGTCGAGCAGCGTCTCGACACGGTCGCTCGCCAGAGCGGCACCAGCACGCAGGTCGAAGCCGCCGCCTCTGGCGACGGTGAAGGCGGCGACGACGGACTCGACGCGCTGGGCAAGGCCCTCAGCTAA
- a CDS encoding ribbon-helix-helix domain-containing protein translates to MSTDTDAGDDRMEKINVRVPESLLTRIDEEWERRGYSSKSEAIRDALRDWVNPPATLSEDTLEDLEESSEQAEEGETVTAEEARERLGLDD, encoded by the coding sequence ATGAGTACTGATACCGACGCCGGAGACGACCGGATGGAGAAGATCAACGTTCGGGTTCCGGAATCGCTACTGACGCGGATCGACGAAGAGTGGGAGCGGCGTGGGTACTCCAGCAAGTCCGAAGCTATCAGGGACGCGCTCCGGGACTGGGTGAATCCACCGGCGACGCTCTCCGAAGACACGCTCGAAGACTTGGAAGAAAGCAGCGAACAGGCAGAAGAAGGCGAGACAGTGACCGCCGAAGAGGCACGCGAGCGGCTGGGTCTGGATGACTGA
- a CDS encoding type II toxin-antitoxin system RelE family toxin: MTEVEYTEKAIDHLENLDSQVADRVMNKVDEATDWTEHRLEPLSGYPYYKLRAGDYRAVITWDRSDDLLRVEAVGHRRNIYDRHLPP; this comes from the coding sequence ATGACTGAAGTCGAGTACACTGAGAAAGCTATCGATCACCTGGAAAATCTCGATTCGCAGGTCGCCGACCGCGTCATGAACAAGGTAGACGAGGCAACGGACTGGACAGAGCATCGTCTCGAACCGCTCTCGGGCTATCCGTACTACAAACTCCGGGCCGGAGATTATCGCGCCGTCATCACGTGGGACCGCAGTGACGACCTCCTCCGCGTCGAGGCCGTCGGCCACCGCCGGAACATTTACGACCGTCATCTCCCACCGTGA
- a CDS encoding cytochrome P450 translates to MAESTSESGTETEVVRPPGPSGKPVVGSLVEYTRDPYGFVERLAREYGDLAHYEVLGTPFYQVNSPEGIEHVLVQNNQNYVKGELFQESLGPVLGNGLLNSEGEFWRRQRRLIGPAFEPDRIAEYAETMVERTEETAVRWRDGSVRDVNDDMMELTLAIVADALFGVDVGRDVDTVADSLEVVMNYQEGVSADVLPVDVPTPGKIRLRRAVDDLEDVVYRIVDERARDPGDDVVSRMLAVEDETGRGMSRDQIRDEVMTLLLAGHETTALALTYTFFLLAQHPEVERRLLDELDETLGGDPPTVEQVRELPYLDTVVEESMRLYPPVPGIVREATARDEIAGYTIPEGATVSINQWSVHRDPRFYDDPMAFRPDRWTDEMREELPRLAYFPFSAGPRRCVGDRFAMLEAKVVLATLLQRYHLELVSSPELDLVATITARPRNPVQMRVHERA, encoded by the coding sequence ATGGCCGAATCCACGAGCGAGAGCGGAACCGAGACCGAGGTAGTTCGCCCGCCAGGACCGAGCGGCAAACCCGTCGTCGGGAGCCTCGTCGAGTACACCAGGGACCCGTACGGGTTCGTCGAGCGACTCGCCCGCGAGTACGGCGATCTGGCCCACTACGAGGTGCTCGGCACGCCGTTCTACCAGGTGAACAGCCCCGAGGGTATCGAACACGTCCTCGTGCAGAACAACCAGAACTACGTCAAGGGCGAGCTGTTCCAGGAGTCGCTCGGGCCCGTCCTCGGGAACGGCCTGCTCAACAGCGAGGGGGAGTTCTGGCGCCGCCAGCGCCGTCTCATCGGCCCCGCGTTCGAGCCCGACCGCATCGCCGAGTACGCCGAGACGATGGTCGAGCGCACGGAGGAGACGGCCGTCCGGTGGCGCGACGGGAGCGTCCGCGACGTGAACGACGATATGATGGAACTCACGCTGGCGATCGTCGCCGACGCGCTGTTCGGCGTCGACGTGGGCCGCGACGTGGACACCGTCGCCGACTCGCTGGAGGTCGTGATGAACTACCAGGAGGGGGTCTCGGCGGACGTGCTCCCCGTCGACGTGCCGACGCCCGGGAAGATCCGTCTCCGACGGGCCGTCGACGACCTGGAGGACGTGGTCTACCGCATCGTCGACGAGCGGGCGCGCGACCCCGGCGACGACGTGGTCTCGCGGATGCTCGCCGTCGAGGACGAGACGGGTCGCGGGATGTCCCGCGACCAGATCCGCGACGAGGTGATGACGCTGCTCCTGGCGGGCCACGAGACCACCGCGCTCGCGCTGACGTACACCTTCTTCCTGCTCGCCCAGCACCCCGAAGTGGAGCGACGCCTCCTCGACGAACTCGACGAGACCCTGGGCGGCGACCCGCCGACGGTCGAGCAGGTCCGGGAGTTGCCCTACCTGGACACGGTCGTCGAGGAGTCGATGCGCCTGTACCCGCCGGTCCCCGGTATCGTCCGCGAGGCGACCGCCCGCGACGAGATCGCGGGATACACCATCCCCGAGGGCGCCACCGTCTCGATCAACCAGTGGTCGGTCCACCGCGACCCTCGATTCTATGACGACCCGATGGCCTTCCGCCCGGATCGGTGGACCGACGAGATGCGCGAGGAACTGCCCCGGCTCGCCTACTTCCCGTTCTCGGCCGGGCCGCGCCGCTGCGTCGGCGACCGATTCGCCATGCTGGAGGCGAAAGTGGTGCTGGCGACGCTGCTCCAGCGCTATCACCTCGAACTCGTCTCCTCGCCCGAACTCGATCTGGTCGCGACCATCACCGCCCGGCCGCGAAATCCCGTGCAGATGCGCGTCCACGAGCGGGCGTGA
- a CDS encoding HNH endonuclease: MARGAYSGEEWTAARRAALARDNRRCQDCGAEEDLHVHHIKPVREFDTQSDAHYVENLVVLCKYCHGKWEGRDERPRLAEAEPGLLVREVVSELVTDTVDRLMLEKIPEVLYDRVVWFSPNICRNCHARFTNSPRCPGCGVEDGRKKKETFSIQGAIDRTHTLIDRLKERDIPFDEDVLYDTVRDLKTSGLRANDREVFRQAVGESVHASVQ; the protein is encoded by the coding sequence ATGGCTCGGGGTGCGTATTCTGGTGAGGAATGGACGGCAGCTCGCCGCGCTGCACTCGCCCGCGATAACAGACGGTGTCAGGACTGTGGTGCGGAGGAAGACCTTCACGTACACCACATCAAACCTGTCCGGGAGTTCGACACCCAATCGGACGCCCACTACGTGGAGAATCTCGTCGTCCTCTGCAAGTACTGCCACGGGAAGTGGGAGGGTCGGGACGAACGCCCCCGACTCGCAGAAGCCGAGCCGGGGCTGCTTGTCCGGGAAGTCGTCTCGGAACTGGTAACCGATACGGTCGATCGGTTGATGCTGGAGAAAATTCCCGAAGTCCTCTACGACCGCGTCGTCTGGTTTTCGCCGAATATCTGCAGGAACTGCCACGCGAGGTTCACAAACTCGCCGCGATGTCCTGGTTGTGGCGTTGAAGATGGCAGGAAGAAGAAAGAGACGTTCTCGATACAGGGAGCTATCGACCGAACCCACACTCTCATCGACCGGCTCAAAGAGAGGGACATCCCGTTCGATGAAGATGTGCTCTACGACACCGTTCGAGACCTCAAAACAAGCGGACTACGAGCAAATGATCGCGAAGTATTTCGGCAAGCAGTCGGTGAATCGGTCCACGCGAGCGTCCAGTAA
- a CDS encoding DUF7563 family protein yields MPTCSECGAWISGEYERVMSDNAGNASCPSCERSIR; encoded by the coding sequence ATGCCGACCTGTAGCGAGTGCGGCGCCTGGATCTCCGGCGAGTACGAGCGCGTCATGTCGGACAACGCCGGGAACGCGTCGTGCCCGTCCTGCGAGCGGTCGATCCGGTAG
- a CDS encoding helix-turn-helix domain-containing protein — translation MTDDEICGETKNDGDPCEYTPKYDDGKCGIHTECTDTDDGGRPSKFTDERARDAVEAAREGLSKAGCERAAGVGDGTLSNWLEQNPTFEDEDGEVREFFRAFRRARRTGESELVRGGLHDDEVDTSMAKFLLASSFDYKKTEQREVTGEGGGPVQVEVSETVVETPHSED, via the coding sequence ATGACCGACGACGAGATCTGCGGCGAAACCAAGAACGACGGGGACCCGTGCGAGTACACCCCGAAGTACGACGACGGCAAGTGCGGGATCCACACCGAGTGTACGGACACCGACGACGGCGGCCGTCCCTCGAAGTTCACGGACGAGCGCGCCCGGGACGCCGTCGAAGCCGCCCGCGAAGGCCTGAGCAAAGCCGGGTGCGAACGCGCCGCCGGCGTCGGCGACGGGACGCTCTCGAACTGGCTGGAGCAGAACCCGACGTTCGAGGACGAGGACGGCGAGGTGCGGGAGTTTTTCCGAGCCTTCAGGCGCGCGCGTAGAACCGGCGAGTCGGAGCTGGTCCGGGGCGGACTCCACGACGACGAGGTCGACACGAGCATGGCGAAGTTCCTGCTGGCGTCGTCGTTCGACTACAAGAAGACCGAGCAGCGGGAGGTCACCGGCGAGGGCGGCGGACCCGTCCAAGTCGAGGTCAGCGAGACGGTCGTCGAGACACCCCACTCCGAGGACTGA